One region of Acanthopagrus latus isolate v.2019 chromosome 24, fAcaLat1.1, whole genome shotgun sequence genomic DNA includes:
- the prozb gene encoding protein Z, vitamin K-dependent plasma glycoprotein b, producing MAVSIMSACCRASVLSLFLLGCYLQVLIQGQVFQAPHTQSVFLRSKRANHFLVEEILQGNLERECYEELCNYEEAREYFENDAKTIAFWTVYLDGDQCKPNPCLNGGNCTDKVGGFQCSCSAPYYGPVCELGALVEKENKEWPLSAPQIILECPTEGPTACHQLCTVSYFTFTCSCMSGFKLQTDGRSCAPEVEFPCGRLPDHFNTTASVCRHGNCPWQVSLRNSRGVELCGGVILGRFSVLTAARCLFLDSRSDLRPSDFYVVAGDKSMPVPVRTLHVHHRFRRDHHDNNLVLLELARPLHFNPALIHLCLPTKDFSENILMHSGRAGITGRRGVSRNQKLVYMTLDECRSQLNVSHPLSNKMFCMRRQNGALGNQNRVKRSPNGPSGNQNGTQGSPNQPSQNLNGAQKKLNEQTVNRNQSQKRKNGAQNSAGSKSHGAARSEVSGGKCGGLLPGTPVASVERGTAFLTGLLMSSTADCEGGGLVFIKLSRYLNWIKPRLEATEDHTTTQVLQYPENR from the exons ATGGCGGTCAGCATCATGTCGGCTTGTTGTCGAGCGtctgttctgtctcttttccttcTTGGCTGCTACCTTCAGGTCCTCATCCAAGGACAAG TGTTCCAGGCTCCACATACCCAAAGTGTGTTCCTGAGGTCCAAACGGGCCAACCACTTCCTAGTGGAAGAGATCCTGCAGGGGAACCTGGAGCGAGAGTGTTATGAGGAGCTGTGCAACTACGAGGAGGCACGCGAGTACTTCGAGAACGATGCCAAGACG ATCGCCTTCTGGACAGTTTATTTAG ATGGGGACCAGTGTAAGCCGAACCCCTGCCTCAATGGAGGAAACTGCACAGACAAAGTGGGCGGGTTCCAGTGCTCCTGCTCCGCCCCCTACTATGGACCAGTCTGTGAACTGGGAGCACTggtagagaaagaaaacaaagaatggCCACTGTCTGCGCCACAAATCATCCTAG AGTGTCCGACTGAAGGCCCGACAGCTTGTCACCAGCTGTGCACGGTCTCCTacttcaccttcacctgctCCTGCATGTCAGGATTCAAACTACAGACCGACGGACGGAGCTGTGCGCCTGAAG TGGAGTTTCCCTGTGGAAGACTTCCTGACCACTTCAACACCACTGCGTCAGTGTGTCGCCATGGAAACTGTCCCTGGCAG gtGTCCCTGCGGAACAGCAGGGGGGTGGAGCTGTGTGGTGGCGTGATACTGGGTCGATTCTCTGTCCTGACAGCCGCCCGCTGCCTCTTCCTGGACTCAAGATCTGATCTCCGACCTTCCGACTTCTATGTGGTCGCTG GTGACAAGTCGATGCCCGTCCCTGTCCGGACTCTGCACGTCCACCACCGCTTCCGTCGCGATCACCACGACAACAACCTTGTCCTCCTGGAGCTAGCCCGCCCCCTGCACTTTAACCCCGCCCTCATCCACCTCTGCCTGCCCACCAAGGACTTCAGCGAAAACATCCTGATGCATTCTGGGAGAGCAGGTATCACAGGGAGACGGGGGGTCAGTCGGAACCAGAAACTGGTCTACATGACGCTGGACGAGTGTCGCAGTCAGCTGAATGTCTCACATCCACTCAGCAACAAAATGTTCTGCATGAGGAGGCAGAACGGAGCTTTAGGGAACCAAAACAGAGTCAAGAGGAGCCCGAATGGACCTTCAGGGAACCAAAATGGCACCCAAGGGAGCCCAAATCAACCTTCACAAAATCTAAATGGGGCCCAGAAGAAGCTGAATGAACAAACAGTGAACAGGAACcaaagccaaaaaagaaaaaatggggCACAGAACAGTGCCGGTTCAAAGAGTCACGGTGCtgcgaggtcagaggtcagcgggGGGAAATGTGGTGGCCTGTTGCCGGGGACGCCTGTTGCCTCAGTGGAACGAGGGACAGCGTTTCTGACTGGGCTGCTGATGTCATCAACCGCAGACTGTGAAGGTGGCGGCCTGGTGTTCATCAAACTTTCCCGCTACCTGAACTGGATCAAACCGAGGCTGGAGGCCACCGAGGATCACACGACGACTCAAGTCCTTCAGTATCCTGAGAATCGCTAA
- the pcid2 gene encoding PCI domain-containing protein 2 — MAHITINQYLQQVYEAIDNHEGSFCAELLSFKHPHVANPRLQLASPEEKCQQLLEPPYDEMVAAHLRCTYAVANHDFVEAYKFQTLVVQSFLRAFQSHKEENWALPVMFAVTLDLRIFANSAEQQLQKKSKGQPGEMLEKAAEQLMSCFRVCASDNRAGIEDSKKWGMMFLSNQLFKIYFKINKLHLCKPLIRAIDSSNLKNDYSPAQKVTYKYYVGRKAMFDSDFKPAEEFLSYAFHHCHRSSQKNKRMILIYLLPVKMLLGHMPTHQLLRKYDLMQFADVTKAVSEGNLLLLNEALSKHETFFIRCGIFLILEKLKIITYRNLFKKVYLLLRTHQLPLDAFLVALRMMQLEDVDIDEVQCILANLIYMGHIKGYISHQHQKLVVSKQNPFPPLSAIS, encoded by the exons aTGGCCCACATCACCATCAACCAGTACCTGCAGCAG GTTTACGAGGCCATTGATAACCACGAGGGTTCGTTCTGCGCTGAGCTGCTCTCCTTCAAACACCCGCACGTCGCCAACCCCCGGCTCCAG ctggccAGTCCAGAGGAAAAATGTCAGCAGCTTCTGGAGCCGCCGTACGATGAGATGGTCGCAGCTCACCTCAG gtgtACGTACGCAGTGGCCAATCACGACTTTGTTGAAGCCTACAAGTTCCAGACACTCGTCGTCCA GTCCTTCCTGAGAGCCTTCCAGTCCCACAAAGAGGAGAACTG ggctcTGCCTGTGATGTTCGCTGTCACTCTGGATCTCAGGATATTCGCCAACAGC gcggaGCAGCAGTTGCAGAAGAAGAGTAAAGGTCAGCCGGGGGAGATGttggaaaaagcagcagagcagctgatgaGCTGCTTCAGAGTGTGTGCCAGTGACAa TCGTGCGGGGATCGAGGACTCGAAGAAGTGGGGGATGATGTTTCTGAGCAACCAGCTCTTCAAGATCTACTTCAAG atcaaTAAGCTGCACCTGTGTAAGCCTCTGATCAGAGCCATCGACAGCTCCAACCTGAAGAACGACTACAGTCCAGCTCAGAAAGTCACCTACAAATACTACGTGGGCCGCAAAGCCATGTTCGACAGCGACTTCAAACCAG CGGAGGAGTTTCTGTCTTACGCCTTCCACCACTGTCATCGCTCCAGTCAGAAGAACAAGAGGATGATTCTCATCTACCTGCTGCCCGTCAAGATGCTGCTG ggcCACATGCCGACTCACCAGCTCCTCAGGAAGTACGACCTCATGCAGTTTGCCGACGTCACTAAAGCTGTGAG tgaagggaacctgctgctgctgaacgaGGCCTTGTCCAAACATGAGACCTTCTTCATCCGctgtggcatcttcctcatCCTGGAGAAGCTCAAGATCATCACCTACAGGAACCTCTTCAAGAAAGT GTACCTGCTGCTGAGGACGCACCAGCTGCCTCTGGACGCCTTCCTGGTGGCTCTGAGGATGATGCAGCTGGAGGATGTCGACATCGATGAGGTGCAGTGTATCCTCGCCAACCTCATCTACATg GGTCACATCAAAGGTTACATCTCCCACCAGCACCAGAAGCTCGTGGTCAGTAAACAGAACCcgttccctcctctctctgccatctCCTAG